In Helicoverpa zea isolate HzStark_Cry1AcR chromosome 3, ilHelZeax1.1, whole genome shotgun sequence, the following proteins share a genomic window:
- the LOC124646225 gene encoding cyclic nucleotide-gated cation channel beta-3-like isoform X2, translating to MEVKVDVHTVHPSSAKPVEKPPIPKQSCGSWCTPDSTPAHNVLTQTNSNIESKTEIQEDVQNKESLIGQLQKVRLFSSSPPPAYKIDDAITEADTELKEFKASKSRDSSPESTPPPEKKTVAVIETPQSPVPISPYREIKCKGLSKFSAFCDPFMPIDPQGRRYISWLLLVTFCYSYNAWCVALRATFPYQTPENTPYWMVADYLCDIVYVLDVAFVKPRLMFLHEGFWVDDPTETRKNYRKKMQYKFDVISLLPLDILYIYFGTQKVILRLPRVLKLQTFWEFHQAMDRVLSSPYVVRIGKTLFYIFYLIHLNACAYYAMSDYIGLGSNGWVYDNVGSPYIRCFYFATKTATSIGKNPKPENTIEYLFMTAAWLMGVFVFALLIGQIRDIIATATRAKTEYRKTLDGSSRYLRRLNMPVTLQRRVASWFDYTWSKQRCFDEPSILNSLPFNMKRDVALEVHMSTLSKVQLFRDCSSSLLRDLVLQLRPVCFLPGDVVVRRGDVGHQMYIISSGECCVMSQDEKEVLATLHEGSVFGEISLLGIDGLRRRTATVRSRGYAGLFALSRADLEAALKHHKQAAQVLRIRADQIIRENAARQTKQRMMRLEAKKSVSIHEDESIVRRRLSNTSSSSNLTVEGRRQRSASAMSRRRLSAVSEIGDQAPPTLEVTCDRARTPLPTIVLSGD from the exons atggaAGTTAAAGTTGACGTG cATACGGTACATCCATCGTCAGCAAAGCCGGTAGAAAAACCGCCGATACCCAAACAATCATGTGGCTCTTGGTGCACTCCCGACTCAACTCCAGCCCACAATGT GTTAACGCAAACGAATTCGAATATTGAAAGCAAAACTGAAATTCAAGAAGATGTACAGAATAAAGAAAG CTTAATCGGTCAGCTACAAAAAGTTCGACTGTTCTCATCTAGTCCACCGCCTGCGTACAAAATTGACGATGCCATTACCGAAGCCGATACTGAACTGAAAGAGTTCAAAGCTTCTAAATCCAGAGACAGCTCTCCTGaaag TACACCACCACCAGAGAAAAAGACAGTTGCAGTCATAGAAACTCCTCAAAGTCCTGTACCAATTTCTCCCTACCGAGAGATAAAATGCAAAGGCCTTTCAAAATTTTCTGCCTTCTGCGACCCTTTCATGCCGATAGATCCTCAAG GTCGTCGCTACATATCCTGGCTGCTCCTAGTGACATTCTGCTACAGCTACAACGCGTGGTGCGTGGCCCTCCGAGCCACCTTCCCTTACCAGACTCCTGAGAACACACCATACTGGATGGTAGCCGACTATCTGTGTGACATCGTCTATGTACTAGATGTGGCCTTTGTCAAGCCACGGCTCATGTTCCTTCATGAAGGGTTCTGGGTAGATGATCCCACTGAGACGAGGAAGAATTATAGGAAGAAGATGCAGTATAAG TTCGACGTAATATCTCTCCTTCCTCTGGATATATTGTACATCTACTTCGGCACCCAGAAAGTAATCCTTCGCTTACCGAGGGTATTGAAACTTCAAACTTTCTGGGAGTTCCACCAGGCTATGGATAGAGTACTTTCTTCGCCGTATGTT GTACGCATCGGCAAAACTCTCTTCTACATCTTCTACTTAATCCACCTGAACGCCTGCGCATACTACGCTATGAGTGACTACATAGGGCTCGGCTCTAATGGCTGGGTGTACGACAACGTTGGCTCTCCTTACATTCGCTGTTTCTATTTCGCGACTAAAACTGCAACCTCAATAGGAAAGAACCCCAAGCCTGAGAACACTATAGAGTATCTCTTCATGACAGCTGCCTGGTTAATGGGGGTTTTTGTTTTCGCTCTGCTTATTGGACAGATTAGGGATATTATTGCAACTGCGACTAGAGCTAAA ACGGAGTATCGCAAAACACTAGATGGCAGCAGCCGTTATCTTCGCCGCTTGAATATGCCGGTTACACTGCAGCGACGAGTCGCGTCATGGTTCGACTATACGTGGAGTAAACAGCGATGTTTCG ATGAGCCCAGTATTCTGAATTCACTGCCATTTAACATGAAAAGGGATGTAGCACTCGAAGTTCACATGTCAACTTTGAGCAAG GTGCAACTATTCCGCGACTGTTCATCGTCATTGCTGCGTGATTTGGTGCTTCAACTGCGTCCTGTATGCTTCCTGCCCGGCGATGTGGTTGTAAGACGAGGCGACGTCGGTCATCAAATGTACATTATATCTTCTGGGGAGTGTTGC GTGATGTCACAAGATGAGAAAGAAGTTTTGGCTACCCTACACGAAGGTTCTGTCTTCGGAGAGATCAGTCTACTAGGCATTGATGGCCTGAGACGTCGTACTGCTACTGTAAG ATCACGAGGCTACGCAGGCTTATTCGCTCTCTCCCGAGCGGACCTAGAAGCAGCCTTAAAGCACCACAAGCAAGCAGCCCAAGTATTACGCATTAGAGCTGATCAAATAATTCGCGAAAACGCAGCCAGGCAGACGAAACAACGCATGATGAGATTAGAAGCTAAGAAAAGCGTTAGTATTCATGAAGATGAGTCTATTGTGAGAAGGAGACTGTCTAATACTTCTAGTTCGTCGAATTTGACGGTGGAAGGGAGACGGCAGAGGTCCGCTAGTGCAATGTCTAGAAGGAGGTTGTCGGCTGTTTCAGAGATTGGGGATCAG GCTCCGCCTACTTTGGAAGTGACCTGCGACAGAGCTCGAACCCCTCTGCCAACGATTGTGTTATCTGGCGACTGA
- the LOC124645897 gene encoding outer dynein arm-docking complex subunit 4-like, whose protein sequence is MDFDNAKAQARSILGPTKDAEFLQSFVRVGIGDEEEETPVQKASISKRAPQSADKGREDAEDLKQAIKERKESIKPRKKWKRKPKRERRRREEELYTDKDRAAAVVMGSKDIKQSLNLKDKAERSSALQLPVEADAGTLLALARAEMMRERYRTAVLFVNKAIELAPDEKAAYVSRSKCYLLLGEPRSALMDAEAALKLDPKDAKALLRKAEALYYCGEFEMSLVHYHRGLRARPDLNDFRLGVQKAQEAIENTIGSVKVVKKAAKKRSKSARPVLGQLNSDKIYLENLLKNPDLAIADKKNDVVCKQAEEAIRFLENREEFWRQQQTTV, encoded by the exons ATGGACTTCGACAACGCTAAAGCCCAAGCAAGGTCCATCCTAGGCCCTACAAAGGACGCAGAGTTCTTACAAAGCTTTGTCCGAGTGGGTATCGGCGATGAGGAAGAAGAAACTCCGGTCCAAAAGGCGTCCATCAGCAAGAGAGCGCCGCAGTCCGCAGACAAAGGACGCGAGGACGCTGAAGATTTGAAACAGGCTATCAAAGAGAGGAAGGAGTCGATTAAGCCGAGGAAGAAATGGAAGAGGAAGCCCAAGCGAGAAAGGAGGAGACGGGAGGAAGAGTTGTACACGGACAAGGATCGTGCAGCTGCCGTGGTGATGGGCTCCAAGGATATCAAGCAGTCTTTGAACTTGAAGGATAAGGCCGAGAGGAGCAGCGCTCTGCAGCTACCTGTTGAAGCTGACGCTGGTACACTGCTGGCACTGGCCAGAGCTGAGATGATGAGGGAACGATACCGCACTGCTGTTCTCTTTGTCAATAAG GCAATCGAGCTCGCTCCAGATGAGAAAGCAGCATACGTCTCTCGCAGTAAATGCTACCTCCTACTAGGGGAGCCTCGGTCAGCTCTGATGGACGCCGAGGCAGCCTTGAAGCTGGACCCCAAGGATGCTAAGGCGCTGCTTCGAAAGGCAGAAGCGCTGTACTACTGCGGGGAGTTCGAGATGAGCCTCGTGCACTACCATCGAGGACTGAGAGCCAGGCCTGACCTGAACGACTTCAGACTTGGGGTGCAGAAAGCGCAG GAAGCCATAGAAAACACAATTGGGTCAGTAAAAGTTGTGAAGAAGGCTGCGAAAAAACGTTCCAAATCGGCCAGACCAGTGCTAGGCCAGTTGAATTCTGACAAGATTTACCTGGAGAACTTGTTGAAGAACCCAGACCTGGCGATAGCAGATAAGAAGAACGATGTCGTTTGCAAACAAGCTGAGGAAGCTATTAGGTTTTTGGAAAACCGCGAAGAGTTTTGGAGGCAACAACAGACCACTGTGTAA
- the LOC124646225 gene encoding cyclic nucleotide-gated cation channel beta-3-like isoform X1 has translation MVFESLKFFRKHTVHPSSAKPVEKPPIPKQSCGSWCTPDSTPAHNVLTQTNSNIESKTEIQEDVQNKESLIGQLQKVRLFSSSPPPAYKIDDAITEADTELKEFKASKSRDSSPESTPPPEKKTVAVIETPQSPVPISPYREIKCKGLSKFSAFCDPFMPIDPQGRRYISWLLLVTFCYSYNAWCVALRATFPYQTPENTPYWMVADYLCDIVYVLDVAFVKPRLMFLHEGFWVDDPTETRKNYRKKMQYKFDVISLLPLDILYIYFGTQKVILRLPRVLKLQTFWEFHQAMDRVLSSPYVVRIGKTLFYIFYLIHLNACAYYAMSDYIGLGSNGWVYDNVGSPYIRCFYFATKTATSIGKNPKPENTIEYLFMTAAWLMGVFVFALLIGQIRDIIATATRAKTEYRKTLDGSSRYLRRLNMPVTLQRRVASWFDYTWSKQRCFDEPSILNSLPFNMKRDVALEVHMSTLSKVQLFRDCSSSLLRDLVLQLRPVCFLPGDVVVRRGDVGHQMYIISSGECCVMSQDEKEVLATLHEGSVFGEISLLGIDGLRRRTATVRSRGYAGLFALSRADLEAALKHHKQAAQVLRIRADQIIRENAARQTKQRMMRLEAKKSVSIHEDESIVRRRLSNTSSSSNLTVEGRRQRSASAMSRRRLSAVSEIGDQAPPTLEVTCDRARTPLPTIVLSGD, from the exons ATGGTGTTCGAGAGCTTGAAGTTCTTCCGGAAG cATACGGTACATCCATCGTCAGCAAAGCCGGTAGAAAAACCGCCGATACCCAAACAATCATGTGGCTCTTGGTGCACTCCCGACTCAACTCCAGCCCACAATGT GTTAACGCAAACGAATTCGAATATTGAAAGCAAAACTGAAATTCAAGAAGATGTACAGAATAAAGAAAG CTTAATCGGTCAGCTACAAAAAGTTCGACTGTTCTCATCTAGTCCACCGCCTGCGTACAAAATTGACGATGCCATTACCGAAGCCGATACTGAACTGAAAGAGTTCAAAGCTTCTAAATCCAGAGACAGCTCTCCTGaaag TACACCACCACCAGAGAAAAAGACAGTTGCAGTCATAGAAACTCCTCAAAGTCCTGTACCAATTTCTCCCTACCGAGAGATAAAATGCAAAGGCCTTTCAAAATTTTCTGCCTTCTGCGACCCTTTCATGCCGATAGATCCTCAAG GTCGTCGCTACATATCCTGGCTGCTCCTAGTGACATTCTGCTACAGCTACAACGCGTGGTGCGTGGCCCTCCGAGCCACCTTCCCTTACCAGACTCCTGAGAACACACCATACTGGATGGTAGCCGACTATCTGTGTGACATCGTCTATGTACTAGATGTGGCCTTTGTCAAGCCACGGCTCATGTTCCTTCATGAAGGGTTCTGGGTAGATGATCCCACTGAGACGAGGAAGAATTATAGGAAGAAGATGCAGTATAAG TTCGACGTAATATCTCTCCTTCCTCTGGATATATTGTACATCTACTTCGGCACCCAGAAAGTAATCCTTCGCTTACCGAGGGTATTGAAACTTCAAACTTTCTGGGAGTTCCACCAGGCTATGGATAGAGTACTTTCTTCGCCGTATGTT GTACGCATCGGCAAAACTCTCTTCTACATCTTCTACTTAATCCACCTGAACGCCTGCGCATACTACGCTATGAGTGACTACATAGGGCTCGGCTCTAATGGCTGGGTGTACGACAACGTTGGCTCTCCTTACATTCGCTGTTTCTATTTCGCGACTAAAACTGCAACCTCAATAGGAAAGAACCCCAAGCCTGAGAACACTATAGAGTATCTCTTCATGACAGCTGCCTGGTTAATGGGGGTTTTTGTTTTCGCTCTGCTTATTGGACAGATTAGGGATATTATTGCAACTGCGACTAGAGCTAAA ACGGAGTATCGCAAAACACTAGATGGCAGCAGCCGTTATCTTCGCCGCTTGAATATGCCGGTTACACTGCAGCGACGAGTCGCGTCATGGTTCGACTATACGTGGAGTAAACAGCGATGTTTCG ATGAGCCCAGTATTCTGAATTCACTGCCATTTAACATGAAAAGGGATGTAGCACTCGAAGTTCACATGTCAACTTTGAGCAAG GTGCAACTATTCCGCGACTGTTCATCGTCATTGCTGCGTGATTTGGTGCTTCAACTGCGTCCTGTATGCTTCCTGCCCGGCGATGTGGTTGTAAGACGAGGCGACGTCGGTCATCAAATGTACATTATATCTTCTGGGGAGTGTTGC GTGATGTCACAAGATGAGAAAGAAGTTTTGGCTACCCTACACGAAGGTTCTGTCTTCGGAGAGATCAGTCTACTAGGCATTGATGGCCTGAGACGTCGTACTGCTACTGTAAG ATCACGAGGCTACGCAGGCTTATTCGCTCTCTCCCGAGCGGACCTAGAAGCAGCCTTAAAGCACCACAAGCAAGCAGCCCAAGTATTACGCATTAGAGCTGATCAAATAATTCGCGAAAACGCAGCCAGGCAGACGAAACAACGCATGATGAGATTAGAAGCTAAGAAAAGCGTTAGTATTCATGAAGATGAGTCTATTGTGAGAAGGAGACTGTCTAATACTTCTAGTTCGTCGAATTTGACGGTGGAAGGGAGACGGCAGAGGTCCGCTAGTGCAATGTCTAGAAGGAGGTTGTCGGCTGTTTCAGAGATTGGGGATCAG GCTCCGCCTACTTTGGAAGTGACCTGCGACAGAGCTCGAACCCCTCTGCCAACGATTGTGTTATCTGGCGACTGA
- the LOC124645898 gene encoding uncharacterized protein LOC124645898 produces MVFHYPLLGLLIIFGTPISANLNHAQTKACQAVFSPEAMKLSCCPPMDQFVERIRHCQEKSDSSAFSCSVSKCVVTIYGITTNNKIDEKKCRALLKRLTKEDKASEPLNKMIEKNCLNGQYKKYVTSDVKCDTMKYQVCAYVNYLLGCVEFNKTPRSCKKIAKNVKTCKPVLDQYLKKINSKRCNRCHP; encoded by the exons ATGGTATTTCACTATCCCCTTTTgggtttattaataatttttggcACCCCG ATTTCAGCTAATTTAAACCATGCCCAAACCAAAGCTTGCCAGGCCGTGTTTAGCCCAGAA gcAATGAAACTGTCCTGCTGTCCTCCTATGGACCAGTTTGTGGAACGGATTAGACATTGTCAGGAAAAGAGTGACTCTTCTGCGTTTTCG TGCTCAGTATCAAAATGCGTGGTCACCATTTACGGAATTACAACCAACAATAAAATCGACGAGAAGAAATGCAGAGCTCTTCTAAAACGGCTGACAAAAGAAGACAAAGCGTCGGAGCCTCTGAACAAAATGATTGAGAAGAATTGCTTGAACGGCCAGTACAAAAAGTACGTCACCAGCGACGTTAAGTGCGACACTATGAAGTATCAAGTGTGCGCTTATGTTAATTATTTGCTT GGTTGTGTGGAATTCAACAAAACGCCGAGAAGTTGTAAGAAGATAGCCAAAAACGTAAAAACTTGCAAGCCAGTACTTGATCAATACTTGAAAAAAATCAACTCGAAACGATGTAATAGATGTCACCCATGA